In the Nitrospirota bacterium genome, one interval contains:
- the phoU gene encoding phosphate signaling complex protein PhoU, whose protein sequence is MTREAYHRSLKDVQDDVMKMAGMVGKALKDSMEALKHRDFETSKRIIDDDNLINRKRFDIEEKCLLLIATQQPMAVDLRVLAAVINIITDLERIGDHAEGIAKINISIGDEPLVKPLRDIPKMSELGLSMLDRCMKAFLNRDLEAARQVCYDDDEVDALYDQTYRELLLIMIENPRTIQGATYMIWAAHNLERIADRVTNIAERVVFMVTGKMEEMNISKY, encoded by the coding sequence ATGACACGGGAGGCGTACCACAGGTCATTAAAGGATGTACAGGATGATGTTATGAAGATGGCAGGAATGGTCGGCAAGGCCTTGAAAGACTCTATGGAGGCTTTAAAGCACAGAGATTTTGAGACCTCGAAAAGGATCATAGATGATGACAATCTTATAAACAGGAAGAGATTTGATATTGAAGAAAAATGTCTCCTACTTATTGCAACTCAACAACCAATGGCAGTAGACCTCAGGGTCCTTGCGGCAGTTATAAATATCATCACTGACCTGGAACGTATCGGCGACCATGCGGAGGGAATAGCCAAGATAAATATTTCAATTGGAGACGAGCCTTTGGTAAAACCGCTTAGAGACATACCGAAGATGAGCGAGCTCGGACTATCCATGCTTGACAGGTGCATGAAGGCTTTTCTTAACAGGGATTTAGAGGCAGCCAGACAGGTATGTTATGACGATGATGAGGTTGATGCCCTTTATGATCAGACATACAGGGAATTACTTCTTATAATGATAGAAAACCCGAGGACTATTCAGGGCGCAACGTATATGATCTGGGCTGCCCATAATCTTGAGAGGATTGCAGACCGGGTCACCAATATTGCTGAACGCGTGGTTTTTATGGTAACCGGCAAGATGGAGGAGATGAACATTTCAAAATATTAA
- the pstB gene encoding phosphate ABC transporter ATP-binding protein, with the protein MAFKVKEVNAWYGEKQALKNVNIDIPAKSVTAIIGPSGCGKSTFIRCLNRMNDLVPMFRVSGEMLYNGTNIYSRGLDITELRRRIGMVFQKPNPFPKSIYDNVSYGLRIQGIRKKSIIDKVVEESLNKAALWDEVKDRLNASALALSGGQQQRLCIARAIATEPEVILFDEPCSALDPIATAKVEDLITELKQYYTVVIVTHNMQQAARVSDMTGFFMMGELIEFDITKHIFTAPTNRMTEDYITGRFG; encoded by the coding sequence ATGGCCTTTAAAGTTAAAGAAGTTAATGCCTGGTATGGCGAAAAACAGGCATTAAAGAATGTAAATATTGATATACCTGCCAAGTCTGTTACCGCCATTATTGGACCTTCAGGATGCGGAAAGAGTACATTCATCAGGTGCCTTAACAGGATGAATGACCTGGTGCCTATGTTCCGTGTGAGTGGTGAGATGCTATATAATGGAACAAATATATATTCGAGGGGTTTGGATATTACAGAACTCAGAAGACGCATAGGGATGGTATTTCAGAAGCCCAATCCCTTTCCGAAGAGCATTTATGATAATGTATCCTACGGACTGCGGATTCAGGGCATAAGGAAGAAGAGCATCATTGACAAGGTTGTGGAAGAGAGCCTGAATAAGGCAGCACTCTGGGATGAGGTAAAAGACAGGCTTAATGCAAGTGCTCTTGCACTGTCGGGTGGCCAGCAGCAGCGGTTGTGTATTGCCCGGGCAATAGCCACAGAGCCCGAAGTGATTTTGTTTGATGAACCATGTTCAGCGCTTGACCCCATTGCAACAGCTAAGGTAGAGGACCTGATAACAGAGCTCAAACAGTATTATACAGTTGTCATAGTAACGCACAACATGCAACAGGCAGCTCGTGTCTCAGACATGACAGGTTTTTTTATGATGGGCGAGTTGATAGAGTTTGATATAACAAAACATATATTTACAGCACCGACGAACAGAATGACGGAAGATTATATTACCGGAAGATTTGGATAA
- the pstA gene encoding phosphate ABC transporter permease PstA has translation MNRKTLSKWFDSSFYVLGFAATLIGLAILVVLIVDILLDGAGRLGWQFFANYPSRKPEAAGILSAWIGTVWIMVITALLAIPLGIMAAVHLEEYGKKNWLTNLIEINIANLAGVPSIIYGLLGLGLFVRVMSLERSVISGAATLAILVLPIVILSTREALRAIPFSIREASYALGATKWQTIRHQVLPAAMPGIMTGIILAMSRAVGETAPLITIGALTYVAFLPTSPISSEFPFISFQGLFDPFTVLPIQIFNWVSRPQKGFFADAAAGIIVLLIITFLMNAIAVWIRHKYSKKIRW, from the coding sequence ATGAATAGAAAGACCTTAAGTAAGTGGTTTGACAGTTCCTTCTATGTCTTAGGATTTGCTGCTACCCTGATCGGGCTGGCAATTCTCGTGGTGCTTATCGTCGACATTCTGCTTGATGGAGCCGGAAGGCTTGGCTGGCAGTTTTTTGCAAATTACCCTTCCAGAAAGCCTGAGGCTGCAGGAATACTTTCTGCATGGATTGGCACTGTCTGGATTATGGTGATAACGGCCCTTCTCGCTATTCCACTGGGTATCATGGCGGCTGTACATCTGGAGGAGTATGGCAAAAAGAACTGGCTTACAAACCTGATCGAGATAAACATTGCAAATTTAGCCGGCGTACCTTCCATTATATACGGGTTGTTGGGACTTGGTCTTTTTGTCAGGGTTATGTCTCTTGAGCGGAGTGTTATTTCCGGAGCGGCAACCCTTGCCATACTCGTGCTGCCAATAGTTATTCTATCCACCCGCGAGGCCTTAAGGGCGATTCCGTTCTCGATAAGAGAGGCATCTTATGCACTCGGGGCCACAAAGTGGCAGACAATTAGACATCAGGTATTGCCTGCTGCCATGCCGGGTATTATGACAGGTATTATACTTGCCATGTCAAGGGCAGTTGGCGAGACGGCCCCCCTCATTACGATCGGGGCGCTGACTTATGTGGCATTCTTACCAACAAGCCCCATATCTTCTGAATTTCCTTTTATAAGTTTTCAGGGCCTATTTGATCCTTTTACAGTGCTGCCTATTCAGATATTCAACTGGGTATCAAGGCCGCAAAAGGGCTTCTTTGCAGATGCAGCGGCTGGCATTATTGTACTTTTGATAATAACCTTTCTTATGAATGCAATTGCGGTCTGGATCAGACATAAGTATTCAAAGAAGATAAGATGGTAA
- the pstC gene encoding phosphate ABC transporter permease subunit PstC yields the protein MSKKIRRIKERLIERMLLLSALFSIFITAGIIAVLLFETFEFFKEVSIIEFLTDTQWTPLFAEKHFGILPLFAGTLLTTLIAIIVAIPIGLTSSIYLSEYASVRVRTVVKPALEILAAVPTVVYGYFALLLVTPALQKIFPNLSGFNALSPGIVMGIMIIPIISSLSEDAMHAVPMGLREGAYALGSTRLQVAVRVVVPAAFSGIAASFILGISRAVGETMIVAIAAGQQPRLTMNPFVPVETVTAYIVQVSLGDTPTGTIEYRTIFAVGISLFVVTFGLNMVSYWFRKRFREEY from the coding sequence ATGTCCAAGAAAATCAGGAGAATAAAAGAAAGACTTATAGAGAGAATGCTGCTGTTGAGCGCACTCTTTTCTATTTTTATTACTGCGGGAATTATTGCAGTCCTGTTATTTGAAACCTTCGAGTTTTTCAAGGAAGTTTCGATTATAGAATTTCTAACTGATACTCAATGGACTCCATTGTTCGCTGAAAAGCACTTTGGTATACTGCCATTGTTTGCCGGTACGCTGCTTACAACATTAATTGCAATCATAGTAGCCATTCCTATCGGCCTGACCAGTTCAATTTATCTAAGCGAATATGCTTCTGTCAGGGTACGGACCGTTGTTAAACCAGCTCTGGAAATACTCGCTGCTGTCCCCACAGTAGTCTATGGATACTTTGCCCTTCTCCTGGTAACTCCTGCACTTCAGAAGATTTTCCCGAATTTATCCGGCTTCAATGCGCTGAGTCCCGGGATTGTTATGGGGATAATGATAATTCCAATCATCTCGTCACTGAGCGAGGACGCAATGCATGCCGTACCGATGGGACTCAGGGAAGGTGCCTATGCACTCGGTTCAACAAGGCTGCAGGTAGCTGTACGCGTAGTTGTTCCTGCTGCATTTTCAGGTATTGCAGCCTCCTTCATACTTGGTATATCGAGGGCAGTGGGAGAAACAATGATAGTCGCTATAGCGGCAGGTCAACAGCCCAGGCTCACTATGAACCCGTTTGTTCCAGTCGAGACTGTAACTGCATATATTGTGCAGGTAAGCCTCGGTGATACCCCGACAGGTACGATTGAGTATAGGACTATTTTTGCAGTCGGCATAAGTCTTTTTGTAGTAACGTTTGGATTGAATATGGTAAGCTATTGGTTTAGAAAGAGATTTCGAGAGGAGTATTAG
- a CDS encoding PstS family phosphate ABC transporter substrate-binding protein, giving the protein MKRIIPCLGLILFVISITSDAYPAATVKVDGSSTVYPITEAVAEEFQGAERGKTRVTVGISGTGGGFKKLCNNETDIADASRPIKPSEVSLCKKNGIEYLELPIAYDGIAIMINPGNTWVDYITVSELKKLWEPAAQRKITKWNQIRSGWPKKEIHLYGAGVDSGTYDYFTEAIVGKEHSSRGDYTSSEDDNILVQGIATDVLALGFAGVAYYENNKERLKLAPVDDGNASNGKGPVLPTYENVTESSYQPLSRPLFIYVNRKSSDRPEVKRFVEFYLKNAADLTKEVGYIALPDMAYDLALKRYAARKTGSIFGGHGSQVGVKIEELLQKE; this is encoded by the coding sequence ATGAAACGTATAATTCCATGTTTGGGTTTAATACTCTTTGTCATATCAATAACTTCAGATGCATATCCTGCTGCAACTGTAAAGGTAGACGGGTCATCCACTGTCTACCCTATTACTGAGGCGGTAGCAGAGGAGTTTCAGGGGGCAGAGAGAGGAAAGACAAGGGTTACTGTTGGAATATCAGGCACTGGCGGTGGTTTCAAGAAGTTGTGTAATAATGAAACTGATATTGCTGATGCCTCACGGCCAATCAAACCTTCTGAGGTCAGTCTCTGTAAGAAAAACGGGATTGAATACTTAGAGTTACCTATTGCTTATGATGGAATTGCCATAATGATAAATCCGGGAAATACCTGGGTTGACTATATTACAGTTTCAGAATTAAAAAAGTTATGGGAGCCGGCTGCACAGAGAAAGATCACTAAATGGAATCAGATACGCAGCGGCTGGCCAAAAAAGGAGATCCATCTTTACGGAGCCGGCGTAGACTCAGGGACATATGATTATTTTACAGAGGCTATAGTTGGAAAGGAACATTCAAGCCGTGGCGATTATACATCGAGCGAAGATGATAACATCCTTGTTCAGGGAATAGCTACAGATGTCCTTGCACTGGGATTTGCCGGTGTGGCATACTATGAGAACAATAAGGAGAGACTGAAGCTTGCACCGGTTGACGACGGGAACGCTTCAAATGGCAAAGGACCTGTCCTCCCAACATATGAGAATGTAACTGAGAGTTCATATCAGCCATTATCAAGACCACTGTTCATATATGTAAACAGGAAGTCGTCTGACAGGCCTGAAGTAAAGAGATTCGTAGAGTTTTACCTGAAGAATGCCGCCGACCTTACTAAGGAGGTCGGATACATTGCTCTTCCTGACATGGCATATGACCTTGCTTTAAAACGGTATGCAGCTCGCAAGACCGGCTCAATATTTGGAGGTCACGGCTCTCAGGTGGGAGTAAAGATTGAGGAGCTTTTGCAAAAGGAATAA
- a CDS encoding methylglyoxal synthase, with product MKNRKIVMMQNKKIALVAHDNKKADLLEWARFNRDLLAHHEVYATGTTGATLERELGFDINRLQSGPLGGDQQIGAKIVTNEIDFLIFFWDPLEPMPHDPDVKALLRMAVVWNIPIACNRTSADFMISSPLMEGEYNRLVPDYDEYRTRKIEWGGSPAQGSPAPPNLDTSGKSE from the coding sequence ATGAAAAACAGAAAAATCGTTATGATGCAGAATAAGAAGATCGCCCTTGTGGCCCATGACAACAAGAAGGCCGATCTGCTGGAATGGGCAAGGTTCAACCGTGATCTGCTGGCCCATCACGAGGTGTATGCGACCGGTACAACCGGCGCTACCCTCGAGCGTGAACTGGGTTTTGATATCAACCGCCTCCAAAGCGGACCGCTGGGTGGAGATCAGCAAATAGGCGCCAAGATCGTCACCAACGAGATTGATTTTCTGATCTTCTTCTGGGACCCTCTTGAACCCATGCCGCATGATCCGGATGTTAAAGCGTTGCTGCGCATGGCGGTGGTTTGGAACATACCGATTGCATGCAACCGGACATCAGCTGATTTCATGATATCCTCTCCACTGATGGAAGGCGAGTACAATCGCCTGGTGCCCGATTATGATGAATATCGCACAAGAAAAATAGAATGGGGCGGCAGCCCGGCTCAGGGCTCACCAGCGCCCCCCAACCTTGACACATCAGGAAAATCCGAGTAA